AACTGCCCACATTATAAAAACAGATATGCTTGTCATCATGATATTCAGGACAATCCGGTTTGTTACAATTACGAATATCCCAACAATTAACCTGAGGCACCTCAATTCTTGCTTTAAGATCACCGGTATTTGCTCTGGACATAACGTCGTTGAACTTTTCAATTTCTTTAGTCATTAATTTGTTGATCACAGAGAGAAAGATGTAAAGAGCGACTATGCTTAACAAAATTATAACAATAAGGACCTTTTCCATTTGTTTTACTTTTTGATAGATAAAATCCTTTTTCATATCCAGCGCTACCGCGCCTACGGCCATTACCGATCCGTCAAAATTATTTAGAGGAAATAAAGTTATATAATAATTTCTAACTTTATAACTGAACCGCTGGGCCTGACCTTTATCAAGTTTGGCCAGATTTACCAGGTTTAACAAATTCTCGTCTGTGAACTGTACCAATTTGTATCCGTTAAGCTCAGGTTTTGTGACCATTTTCACTTTTGTAGCATCCAGGATATTCATGAACTGGTCCAAACCGAACAAACCGAATTTTACATCGGAATCTTTAAACATGGGTTCGATAATATTAATAAGTTCGGTATTTTCTTCAACAGATCCCAAATATTCTCCATTAGAAATAATGGGCACAATTCCTCTTATGGAAATACCGGCTTTACCAATCTCAAGACCTGTTACCGACTGTCTTGAACCTTCTATTTTTACTACTGTTTTTCTGGTTTTGCTAAGGTCATCTCCACCCTCATCTTTATCTCCCGATTGAGTCCAGGTACGCAAAAAACTGGTTGCGGGTTTACGTGTGAAATGCACTTTTATCTGCTTTGTTCCAAGATTCTGGGCGATCCTGTCGTGTATGGGGGTAAACGCTTCGCGCAATTTTATACGACCTTCACCGGGATCACTTATAGCATAGATATCAGCCAAACCGGGAATTTCAGCAAAAGCGCTTGCTGTTCTTAAATTAGCTTTAGCGGCTGTATTTATCTGATCATAGAGCTGGTTAATAATCGCATCGGCATGTTGTCCCAACTTTTTGGACATTATTACTCCCAGATAGCTATTTAATGTAATATAAACGATAAGGGTTATTACCAAAAATAACGCCATAGTCGGATAGGTGAATTTCTGTTTTATATTCAATTTCTGAAAAAATTTGTCCATTTTGCTTAACCCCCAGAATCTGTTTTAACCAACACGATATAATTGCGACAACTCATGACAAACGAAAATGTTACAACAATTTATATATCTTTATATACTGTATATAATTCCTACTCCGGTAGTCAAGATTAAACGAAATTTTCTCTAAATTATAATATTATCTATCAAACGCAGATTTTTAAAAAAAACAGCGGCCGCAATAACAGTTTTATTTTTTTTATATTTTTTAATCGGCTTAAGCCCCAAATCATAAATTTCCAAATACTGAAGTTTAAAAAATTCTGATTTTCTCGATAAAAAATTAATATAGTCAGCAGTCAGCTTTTTTATATTTATTTCCATATCGTTTTGAAGCTGCTCCTGTATATATAAAAGGCCGGAGTAAACACTGCCGGCCAGCTGTTTTTCCGTGGTGCTCAAATAGCTATTTCTGGAACTCATAGCCAAGCCGTTTTTCTCGCGAACTGTGGGCATACCTATTATCCGAACATCCAGATTAAAATCATTTACCATCTTTTTTATGATTATATATTGCTGATAATCTTTAAGCCCCAAATATGCTTTATTCGGTTTTATTATATTAAAAAGCTTTAAAACAACTGTGGCAACACCGTCAAAATGTCCAGGGCGGAATTGCCCGCAGAGTTTGCCGGCAAGCCTTTCCTCAACATGTACTATGGTAGAAAGTTTTTCAGGATACATGTCTTTATCACCGGGATAAAAAAGAAAATCCACTTTTTCCGCCTGCAGTAACTTTTTATCCCTATCAAGGTCTCTAGGATATTTCTGTAAATCTTCCCTGGGCCCGAATTGCAAAGGGTTCACATAAATACTTGCAATTGTTATATCATTTTCTTTCCTTGATTGTCTGATCAGGGAGAGATGCCCCTCGTGCAGATAGCCCATGGTCGGGATAAAACCAATGCTACAGGAATGTAAACTTTTTATATAAATAGACTGAAAATCGTCCGGGCTGAAAATAACCCTCATACTTTAAAACTTGGTCCTGGCTATGAGCCACAAAATAATGGCCAGAAATACTGAAAGCACTTTCAACCCGAGGTTTTGTCTGATGTACTTGTTAAATAGTTCTTTGATTCTGGTTATCATTTAATGTCCTCTTTTTTCCAAACCGCATAATCACAATTAGGATATTTATTGCATCCGAAAAAAGGTTTACCGCGTTTGGTCCTTTTTTCTATTATATCTCCGCCACATTTGGGACAACCGGCTGCTTTTATAACACTTGACTGTCTTTTGGTATATTTGCATTCAGGATAATTGGAACAGGCTATGAACTTGCCGAACCTGCCCTGTTTATAAATCAGCGGTTTACCACAGTCCGGGCAATCCTCGCCTGTTTTTTCTACTTCCTGAGTTTCATTTTTCGACTGATCAAGGCTGCGGGTGTACCTGCATTCAGGAAAGTTGGAACAGGAATAAAATTTGCCGAACTTACTCATTTTAATAGTTAGCTGACCGCCGCAGGAAGGACATTTCTCATCCGTTTCTTCAGCGTATTTTTTAGCGTTTTTGTAGGTAAAGTCCAGCTTCTTGGAGAAAGGATCATAGAACTTGCTGACAATATCAATCCAGTTTTTCTGGCCAACAGCCACGTCATCAAATTCCTCTTCAATATTGGCGGTAAATTTGTAATCCACAATATCACTGAAATATTCCATTAAAAATTTATTAACAATAAAAGCCAGTTCAGTCGGTTTTAAATATTTTTTTTCTTTTTCAATATATCCCCTGTTAATAACCGTGGAAATAGTGGGGGCATAGGTTGACGGCCGTCCGATACCTTCGCTCTCCAGCTTTTTAACCAGGGAAGCTTCCGTATAACGTGCAGGCGGTTTGGTATAATTCTGTATCGAGTTTAAATCCAGCAAAACAGCCTTT
The genomic region above belongs to Candidatus Margulisiibacteriota bacterium and contains:
- the panC gene encoding pantoate--beta-alanine ligase, whose protein sequence is MRVIFSPDDFQSIYIKSLHSCSIGFIPTMGYLHEGHLSLIRQSRKENDITIASIYVNPLQFGPREDLQKYPRDLDRDKKLLQAEKVDFLFYPGDKDMYPEKLSTIVHVEERLAGKLCGQFRPGHFDGVATVVLKLFNIIKPNKAYLGLKDYQQYIIIKKMVNDFNLDVRIIGMPTVREKNGLAMSSRNSYLSTTEKQLAGSVYSGLLYIQEQLQNDMEINIKKLTADYINFLSRKSEFFKLQYLEIYDLGLKPIKKYKKNKTVIAAAVFFKNLRLIDNIII